The following are encoded together in the Verrucomicrobiota bacterium genome:
- a CDS encoding PQQ-binding-like beta-propeller repeat protein — MMLYGDLGVVPIFVNAGAALAPAFAASLATFFALLFKPKALFKACMNKPIIPIIVLVVIGAITTLFILWPAPHANNTGRGRSLVTTNAGGHGGIYVDWTSIALARIEAKTKGNLVAPQPVKTPLDSSLSRNSPFIFRGSPSRLGAEGSSPDGSLSLLWSYYPSWTDLDGSVQRVDTALMLSSPAVMNNRVYAASCELDPPNSYGIIFCLDAMTGKTIWSVDEIKGEELIGFFSSPALTADGQYVIIGQGLHPDTNCNLICLNAADGRVHWTVQTELHIESSPVIEDGVVYVGAGAIEDPTTKKPISHPGYVMAVKIETGEVLWEHDVIDPESSPVFSDGVLYIGSGMNGKAVVAMKTAPQLSAAERELWKTPAPYPITAAVTLSGDRVLICGGNGDFVFRAPDPAGIIMALDKKSGEIIWSSEMPDAVLGAVAAAEKIVAPVASGVVVALDPETGETLWSTSINGKAPVLAATSVVDGKVYAVSNDGYMAVLSLEDGSILERIYINEKTRPGEQSLSISSPYIYHGKIFVGSETGGLRCYVGE, encoded by the coding sequence ATGATGCTGTATGGTGATCTGGGAGTGGTTCCCATTTTTGTTAACGCAGGAGCAGCATTAGCGCCTGCATTCGCGGCAAGTCTTGCGACATTTTTTGCATTATTATTTAAACCCAAAGCTCTTTTTAAGGCTTGCATGAACAAACCTATCATTCCCATTATTGTCCTAGTTGTTATAGGCGCTATTACAACCCTTTTTATACTCTGGCCGGCACCCCATGCAAATAACACCGGCCGCGGGCGTTCCCTTGTTACTACAAACGCAGGTGGACATGGTGGCATCTATGTTGACTGGACTTCAATTGCCTTGGCTAGAATTGAAGCTAAAACAAAAGGCAACTTGGTAGCACCACAGCCTGTCAAAACGCCTCTAGATAGCTCGCTATCTCGGAATTCTCCATTTATTTTTCGTGGAAGTCCCTCACGCTTAGGAGCTGAAGGTTCATCACCAGATGGCTCCCTTTCTCTATTATGGTCCTATTACCCAAGCTGGACTGACCTTGATGGTTCAGTGCAACGCGTTGACACCGCCCTTATGCTTTCCAGCCCCGCAGTCATGAATAACAGGGTTTATGCCGCCTCTTGTGAATTAGATCCTCCCAATAGCTACGGTATTATCTTTTGCCTTGATGCGATGACTGGAAAAACTATTTGGTCGGTGGATGAAATTAAAGGTGAAGAGCTCATAGGCTTTTTCAGTTCACCTGCCCTAACTGCAGATGGGCAATATGTTATAATAGGTCAAGGTCTACATCCTGATACCAATTGTAATCTTATTTGCCTAAATGCGGCCGATGGCCGTGTTCATTGGACAGTGCAGACTGAACTACATATTGAAAGTTCGCCAGTAATAGAAGATGGCGTTGTTTACGTTGGAGCAGGCGCCATCGAGGACCCTACCACCAAAAAACCCATTAGCCATCCGGGTTATGTCATGGCAGTGAAAATTGAAACAGGTGAGGTGCTTTGGGAGCACGATGTTATTGACCCAGAGAGTTCTCCAGTATTTAGTGATGGCGTTCTTTATATTGGAAGTGGGATGAATGGAAAAGCGGTTGTTGCTATGAAAACAGCCCCTCAACTTTCCGCAGCTGAACGTGAACTTTGGAAGACACCCGCACCTTACCCTATTACTGCTGCTGTTACCCTATCGGGAGATCGGGTTTTAATTTGCGGTGGTAACGGAGACTTTGTTTTTAGGGCTCCTGATCCGGCCGGAATTATCATGGCCCTCGATAAGAAAAGCGGAGAAATTATTTGGAGCTCAGAAATGCCAGATGCGGTCCTCGGCGCTGTTGCTGCAGCTGAGAAAATTGTAGCACCCGTTGCCTCAGGTGTAGTTGTAGCTTTGGATCCAGAAACAGGGGAAACGCTATGGTCTACGTCTATTAATGGTAAAGCACCTGTGTTAGCGGCAACTTCTGTTGTAGATGGAAAAGTGTATGCCGTTAGCAATGATGGCTACATGGCTGTTCTTTCACTTGAAGATGGATCTATACTAGAGCGTATCTATATCAACGAAAAGACTCGGCCAGGCGAACAAAGCCTCTCCATAAGTTCACCCTATATCTATCACGGCAAAATTTTTGTCGGCAGTGAGACGGGAGGACTTCGTTGTTATGTCGGCGAGTAA